A region from the Paenibacillus humicola genome encodes:
- a CDS encoding manganese-dependent inorganic pyrophosphatase: protein MDKVLIFGHKNPDTDTICSAIAYADLKTKLGQNVEPVRLGSVNGETQFALDKFGAQAPRLVETVAGEAKDVILVDHNERQQSASDIDQVRVVEVIDHHRIANFETSGPLYYRAEPVGCTATILNKMCKENGIAIEPNIAGLMLSAIISDSLLFKSPTCTPQDVAAARELAEIAGVNPESYGLDMLKAGADLSDKTIAQLISLDAKEFQMGDAKVEIAQVNAVDVNDVLSRQSELEDALSAIIAEKKLDLFLFVVTDILNNDSVGIALGSKAGAVEQAYNVKLSDNKAVLKGVVSRKSQIVPVLTDILSK, encoded by the coding sequence ATGGACAAAGTATTGATTTTCGGACACAAAAATCCCGATACGGATACGATCTGCTCGGCGATCGCTTATGCGGATCTGAAGACGAAGCTCGGACAAAACGTCGAGCCTGTCCGTCTCGGCAGCGTCAACGGCGAAACCCAATTCGCGCTCGACAAGTTCGGCGCCCAGGCTCCGCGCCTGGTTGAAACGGTGGCCGGCGAAGCGAAGGACGTCATTCTCGTCGACCATAACGAGCGCCAGCAGAGCGCGTCCGATATCGACCAGGTTCGCGTCGTCGAGGTCATCGACCATCACCGCATCGCCAATTTCGAGACGAGCGGCCCGCTCTATTACCGCGCCGAACCGGTCGGCTGCACCGCAACGATTCTCAATAAAATGTGCAAAGAAAACGGCATCGCCATCGAGCCGAACATCGCCGGACTTATGCTTTCCGCGATCATTTCCGATTCCCTGCTGTTCAAATCGCCGACCTGCACCCCGCAGGATGTCGCGGCAGCGCGCGAGCTGGCCGAAATCGCAGGCGTGAACCCGGAAAGCTACGGGCTGGACATGCTGAAGGCGGGAGCGGATCTGAGCGACAAAACGATCGCCCAGCTGATTTCGCTCGACGCCAAAGAATTCCAGATGGGAGACGCGAAGGTCGAAATCGCGCAGGTCAACGCGGTCGACGTAAACGACGTGCTGTCCCGCCAGTCCGAGCTGGAGGATGCGCTGTCGGCGATTATCGCCGAGAAGAAGCTTGATCTGTTCCTGTTCGTCGTCACGGACATCCTGAATAACGATTCCGTCGGCATTGCGCTCGGTTCCAAGGCAGGCGCCGTCGAGCAGGCTTATAACGTCAAGCTGTCGGACAACAAAGCGGTGTTGAAAGGCGTCGTTTCGCGCAAATCGCAAATCGTGCCGGTGCTGACGGACATTTTGAGCAAATAA
- a CDS encoding MurR/RpiR family transcriptional regulator: MARVGPKLNASNTLLMISSLYSSLTKAEKKVADAVTQNPEEAVLSTVTDLSEQAKVGETSVIRFCRKLGFRGFHEFKLAVAQDLVDRPSVSNAEIEESDDAMTVARKMTMKHEMLLRNTLDLISADSLQEAVRSMLAAAKIHVYGVGSSGITALDLHYRLMRIGLNVEAHRDAHIIAMSASLLGKGDLVFAISTSGSTRDLVDPVRQAKGNGASVICLTGHMRSPIAAYADTVLLTPARELPMEGGALSTKMMQMHLLNILCTLLAQNRSEAYASLEKTAKSVADKLY, from the coding sequence ATGGCACGAGTAGGCCCGAAATTAAACGCTTCCAATACGCTGCTGATGATTTCCAGCCTGTACTCCTCGCTGACGAAGGCGGAGAAGAAGGTTGCCGACGCGGTGACCCAAAACCCCGAGGAAGCGGTTCTGTCGACGGTAACCGATTTGTCGGAGCAGGCGAAGGTCGGCGAAACGTCCGTCATCCGGTTTTGCCGCAAGCTCGGCTTTCGCGGCTTCCATGAATTCAAGCTCGCCGTCGCGCAGGATCTCGTCGACCGCCCGTCCGTCTCGAATGCGGAAATCGAGGAATCGGACGACGCGATGACCGTGGCCCGGAAAATGACGATGAAGCATGAAATGCTGCTGCGGAACACGCTTGACCTGATCAGCGCGGACAGCTTGCAGGAGGCTGTCCGGAGCATGCTGGCCGCCGCCAAAATCCACGTATACGGCGTCGGTTCGTCCGGCATTACGGCGCTCGATCTGCATTACCGGCTGATGCGCATCGGCCTGAACGTCGAGGCGCACCGCGATGCGCACATTATCGCCATGTCGGCGTCGCTGCTCGGCAAAGGCGATCTCGTCTTCGCCATTTCGACCTCGGGCAGCACCCGCGACCTCGTCGACCCGGTGCGGCAGGCGAAGGGAAACGGGGCGTCCGTCATCTGTCTGACCGGCCATATGCGCTCGCCGATCGCGGCCTACGCCGATACGGTGCTGCTTACGCCGGCCCGCGAGCTGCCGATGGAAGGCGGCGCACTGTCCACCAAAATGATGCAAATGCATTTGCTGAACATTTTATGCACGCTGCTTGCGCAAAACCGGAGCGAAGCTTACGCCTCGCTGGAGAAAACGGCCAAGTCCGTCGCGGACAAGCTCTATTGA
- a CDS encoding YciI family protein, which translates to MKYFAVFLPIIDTEKSRIYRPQHLEFLENKRREGKIFANGRFTDGSGGLVIYKAESSDEVLELVRQDPYVAEGARGYEIHEWEMSPV; encoded by the coding sequence ATGAAATATTTTGCCGTATTTTTGCCGATTATCGACACGGAAAAAAGCCGGATCTACCGGCCTCAGCATCTCGAGTTTCTGGAAAATAAACGCCGCGAAGGCAAAATTTTTGCGAACGGCAGGTTTACCGACGGATCGGGGGGCCTGGTCATCTACAAAGCGGAGTCTTCGGACGAGGTACTGGAGCTTGTCAGACAGGACCCGTACGTTGCCGAAGGGGCGAGAGGCTACGAGATTCACGAATGGGAGATGTCCCCGGTTTAA
- a CDS encoding ABC transporter substrate-binding protein — translation MGYGKKWIPALLSLLLAGVLLIGCSKGTDNGANGSSSTQPPANATTGDTSGQTGSGDQTAQTAGQPKDGGTLTYGSFTDIVSVNPLYIQDTGSGDAAYFLYANLYDLDRQGNVVAEPWSLASDKMQVSDDGKTYTVKLKPNAKWSDGQPVTADDVIFTLNTIRNPEAGSPGISQFDKIDTITKVDDHTVQIKLKQVYAPFQYALVSSIVPYHVLKDIAPKDLQNNAFGKDPSKTVTDGPWKWTKWEQKQYLTFDADPNYWGPKPHIQQIVYKIYADQNTEIQALLKGDIDVTAAIPVTQVDAVKNKKGFNVISAPGPQYEYLAFNFDPKNFKDNYSPFTGEKTRQAIAYAINRQGMVDNVLKGTGKLINAPFLPGTWADPGDAAVNYAYDPDQAKKLLAEDGWKPGSDGILVKDGHRFSFELQYNAGNSRREQVAAIIQQNLKDVGIEVTPKGIDFSSWVDQNVNPGKFPAILLAWVLNTPDPDGESTFSSKYYPPTGQNVGWYKDEKLDQLWVQGYSTTDQAKRKQIYSEVAKEITTNLPYVFLYQYGTPEGLTSRVHYADADRPEPSLSYGYLYHVNNWWVD, via the coding sequence ATGGGGTATGGTAAAAAGTGGATCCCCGCACTGCTATCTTTACTGCTGGCCGGCGTTTTATTGATCGGCTGTTCCAAAGGCACCGATAACGGGGCAAACGGAAGCAGCTCGACGCAGCCGCCCGCGAACGCCACAACGGGCGATACGTCCGGCCAGACGGGCAGCGGCGATCAAACAGCCCAGACGGCGGGTCAGCCCAAAGACGGCGGAACGCTTACATACGGCAGCTTTACCGACATTGTTTCGGTAAATCCGCTGTATATTCAGGACACGGGCTCCGGCGACGCGGCCTATTTTCTGTATGCCAATCTATATGACCTCGACAGACAGGGCAACGTGGTCGCGGAGCCTTGGTCGCTGGCGTCGGACAAAATGCAAGTTTCCGACGACGGCAAAACCTACACCGTCAAGCTGAAGCCGAATGCGAAATGGAGCGACGGCCAGCCCGTTACGGCCGACGACGTCATCTTTACGTTAAACACGATCCGAAATCCCGAGGCAGGCTCGCCCGGCATCAGCCAGTTCGATAAAATCGATACGATTACGAAGGTCGATGACCATACGGTGCAAATCAAACTGAAACAGGTATACGCACCTTTCCAATATGCGCTTGTCTCTTCCATTGTGCCCTACCATGTCTTGAAGGACATTGCGCCGAAAGATCTGCAAAACAACGCGTTCGGCAAGGATCCGAGCAAAACGGTAACGGACGGACCTTGGAAATGGACCAAGTGGGAGCAGAAGCAGTATTTGACCTTTGACGCCGACCCGAATTATTGGGGGCCGAAGCCGCATATCCAGCAGATCGTATATAAAATTTATGCGGATCAGAACACTGAAATTCAGGCGCTGCTTAAAGGAGACATCGATGTGACGGCCGCCATTCCGGTTACCCAGGTGGATGCGGTCAAGAATAAGAAAGGCTTTAACGTGATCAGCGCTCCGGGGCCGCAGTACGAATATTTGGCCTTCAACTTCGATCCGAAAAACTTCAAGGACAATTACTCTCCTTTCACCGGGGAGAAGACGAGACAGGCGATCGCTTACGCGATCAATCGTCAAGGCATGGTCGACAACGTTCTGAAAGGCACCGGCAAGCTGATCAACGCGCCTTTCCTGCCGGGAACCTGGGCGGATCCGGGCGATGCGGCCGTCAATTACGCTTACGATCCCGATCAAGCGAAGAAGCTGCTGGCGGAAGACGGCTGGAAGCCGGGATCGGACGGCATTCTGGTCAAGGACGGCCATCGGTTCTCGTTCGAGCTGCAGTATAACGCGGGCAACAGCCGCCGGGAGCAGGTTGCGGCCATTATTCAGCAAAATCTGAAGGACGTCGGCATCGAAGTAACCCCGAAGGGGATCGATTTCTCTTCCTGGGTCGATCAGAATGTGAATCCGGGCAAGTTCCCTGCCATTCTGCTGGCATGGGTGCTGAACACCCCGGATCCGGACGGCGAGTCGACTTTCTCATCCAAATATTACCCGCCAACCGGCCAAAACGTCGGCTGGTATAAAGACGAAAAGCTCGATCAGCTGTGGGTGCAGGGATATTCGACGACCGATCAGGCCAAGCGGAAACAGATTTACAGCGAGGTTGCGAAGGAAATTACGACGAATCTGCCCTATGTATTCCTGTATCAATACGGGACTCCGGAAGGGCTGACCTCCCGAGTCCATTACGCGGACGCGGACCGGCCGGAACCGTCGCTCTCTTATGGATATCTTTACCATGTCAACAACTGGTGGGTAGACTGA